A window of Apium graveolens cultivar Ventura chromosome 8, ASM990537v1, whole genome shotgun sequence contains these coding sequences:
- the LOC141677388 gene encoding U-box domain-containing protein 19-like, whose protein sequence is MLNISDDFKRRMLKTPAIRPCESVNPATLLSSLINLAQTITCKYKSSVIFSNKRNFKEVTRLISNLLMFLVEIKDGSSRFSDEFVLSFSELHFIFQKIEFLLQDCGNEDAKLWMLMKCEYVSDQLRMLVRAVGVALDVIELEKIDVSDEVKEVVGLVKRQALGGNVGVEEDDKRCFDKVLSILRCFEVGVVPKTSDLSCVLEYLGIEKWSQCDQEMKFLESEILLESLSTEKKDLGLLSSLMGLMTYFRCVHFVSVGDMTLIKQYDESGCDSEVISSLNSDDFQCPISLEVMLDPVTIATGHTYDRSSILKWFRAGNSTCPKTGKKLICRDLVSNLAMKRLVRQFCLEGGVATGEMGRQDRRKREASVAGSVAAEGAIRMVAVFINGKLVKGTNEEQKKAVHEIRLLTKSSSFNRSCLVEAGVIPSLLNLLCSKDSVKQEDASAALLNLSKYSETKRILVENGGLELVLDVIKNGLKMEARQHAAGTLFYISSVEEYRILIGEIPWTIPVLMELLLEGTFRAKKNALVTILGLLMYPDNHWRVLSAGVVPLLLNLLGSLQREDLISDCLAVLATLAENHDGAMAILSARALHQIVEVFGVSTTRSVKEHCVSLLLYLCINGGADVVRVLVKNQALMVPLYDLLADGSPRAGRKASSLIRIIHEFDEKSSSGLMNLPLHHQFIHV, encoded by the coding sequence ATGTTGAACATTTCTGATGATTTTAAACGTCGGATGTTAAAAACTCCGGCGATACGACCTTGCGAGTCGGTTAATCCGGCGACACTTTTGTCATCATTgataaatcttgcacaaacaaTAACATGCAAGTACAAGTCTAGTGTTATTTTTAGTAACAAACGAAATTTTAAAGAAGTTACTAGGCTCATTAGTAATCTTCTCATGTTTTTGGTCGAAATTAAAGATGGTTCTTCGAGATTTTCGGATGAATTTGTTTTGAGCTTCTCGGAGCTacattttatttttcagaaaattgaGTTTTTGTTGCAGGATTGTGGTAATGAGGATGCTAAGCTCTGGATGTTGATGAAGTGTGAGTATGTTTCAGATCAGTTGCGAATGCTGGTGAGAGCGGTTGGTGTGGCCTTAGATGTGATAGAGCTCGAAAAAATCGATGTTTCGGATGAAGTTAAGGAGGTGGTTGGTTTGGTTAAGAGGCAAGCATTGGGAGGAAATGTTGGAGTTGAGGAGGATGATAAGAGATGTTTCGATAAGGTTTTGTCGATTTTGAGATGTTTTGAGGTTGGTGTTGTTCCGAAAACAAGTGATTTAAGTTGTGTTCTTGAGTATTTGGGAATAGAAAAGTGGAGTCAGTGTGATCAGGAAATGAAGTTCTTGGAATCTGAGATTTTGTTGGAGAGTTTGAGTACTGAGAAGAAAGATTTGGGACTTCTGAGTAGTTTGATGGGGCTTATGACTTATTTTCGATGTGTTCATTTCGTGTCTGTTGGGGATATGACACTGATCAAACAATATGATGAGTCTGGTTGTGATAGTGAAGTGATCAGTAGCCTGAATTCGGATGATTTTCAGTGTCCGATTTCTTTAGAGGTTATGCTTGATCCGGTGACTATAGCCACCGGTCATACTTATGATCGATCATCGATTTTGAAATGGTTCAGAGCTGGGAACTCCACATGTCCCAAGACTGGTAAGAAGCTAATCTGCAGAGATTTAGTTTCTAATCTAGCTATGAAGCGTCTTGTCAGGCAGTTTTGCCTGGAAGGAGGCGTTGCAACGGGTGAAATGGGGAGGCAGGATCGTCGTAAAAGAGAGGCATCTGTTGCTGGAAGTGTGGCAGCTGAAGGGGCAATAAGAATGGTTGCTGTTTTTATCAATGGCAAGCTTGTGAAAGGGACTAATGAAGAGCAGAAGAAAGCTGTACACGAGATCCGATTGCTCACCAAATCAAGCAGTTTTAATAGATCTTGTTTGGTTGAGGCTGGTGTGATCCCGAGTCTGCTGAATCTGCTTTGTTCAAAAGATTCTGTAAAGCAAGAAGATGCAAGTGCAGCCTTACTGAATCTTTCAAAGTACTCAGAGACAAAGAGGATACTGGTGGAGAACGGAGGCTTGGAGTTGGTTCTAGATGTTATCAAGAATGGCCTAAAGATGGAAGCTCGACAGCATGCTGCTGGTACGCTGTTTTACATTTCTTCTGTGGAGGAGTATCGCATTCTGATAGGTGAAATTCCATGGACTATCCCAGTTCTAATGGAGTTGCTACTGGAGGGGACTTTTCGGGCAAAAAAAAATGCACTGGTGACAATCTTAGGTCTTCTTATGTACCCTGACAACCATTGGAGGGTACTGTCAGCCGGTGTTGTCCCTTTACTGCTTAATCTCTTAGGATCTCTTCAAAGAGAAGATCTCATTTCTGATTGTCTCGCGGTTTTAGCAACTCTGGCAGAAAATCATGATGGAGCAATGGCCATTTTAAGTGCCAGGGCATTACATCAAATTGTGGAAGTTTTTGGTGTTTCTACGACAAGATCAGTGAAGGAACACTGCGTTTCATTGTTACTGTATTTGTGCATCAATGGTGGGGCAGATGTGGTTCGAGTTTTAGTAAAGAACCAGGCTCTGATGGTACCATTGTATGATCTACTTGCTGATGGATCTCCTCGAGCAGGCAGAAAAGCCAGTTCACTCATTAGAATCATACACGAATTCGATGAGAAGAGCTCCTCTGGCTTGATGAATCTACCTCTTCACCATCAGTTTATCCATGTCTGA